A single Brachybacterium sillae DNA region contains:
- the aroB gene encoding 3-dehydroquinate synthase, translating to MSSSEDLAPCAILIGPMGAGKSTVGRELAGLLHVPFADLDHLVEDAAGCSIPQLFADHGESAFRDLELDTLRSALREHRGVLALGGGAPVREEAQDLLRGGPVVLLTVTAQDVARRLHGGAGRPLLSGDDDPLATWEALAAAREPIYRDLARVVVPSGENPPGATARRVRDALGLGHGVAAPGGGPQTAPARSRPDPSRPDPSRPDPSPGRRSRDHHHPRHHPGRRLPGPARPGVRADLPTHLPERARRALIVHQPSVRELAEDLRELIAASGREAFLAEIPDGEEAKTAQVAGFLWTVLGQAEISRSDVVVGLGGGAATDLAGFVAATWLRGIAVVQVPTTVAAIVDAAVGGKTGINTSEGKNLVGAFHQPRAVLSDLDVLAGLGGHDVAAGLAEAVKCGFIADQRILEIVEIDPRAVLDTGSDAFAEVVERAVRVKAQVVGADPRESDQREILNYGHTLAHAIERNERYLWRHGAAVSIGMVFAAELSHLAGRLSEAEVDRHRRILTSLGLPVTYRGQQWPRLEDAMRRDKKSRSGMLRFVVLDRVGRPSRLEGPDPALLLAAYAAITADA from the coding sequence GTGAGCTCGTCGGAGGACCTCGCCCCCTGCGCGATCCTCATCGGCCCGATGGGCGCCGGGAAGTCCACCGTGGGGCGGGAGCTCGCCGGGCTGCTGCACGTCCCCTTCGCCGACCTCGACCACCTGGTGGAGGACGCCGCAGGCTGCAGCATCCCGCAGCTGTTCGCCGATCACGGGGAGTCCGCCTTCAGGGACCTCGAACTCGACACGCTGCGCAGCGCCCTGCGGGAGCATCGAGGGGTGCTGGCCCTCGGCGGTGGTGCCCCGGTGCGCGAGGAGGCCCAGGACCTGCTGCGCGGCGGCCCCGTCGTGCTGCTGACGGTCACCGCGCAGGACGTCGCCCGGCGCCTGCACGGCGGGGCCGGCCGCCCGCTGCTGTCCGGGGACGATGACCCCCTCGCGACCTGGGAGGCACTGGCCGCCGCACGGGAACCGATCTACCGGGACCTCGCCCGGGTGGTGGTGCCCTCCGGGGAGAACCCGCCCGGGGCGACCGCCCGCCGGGTGCGCGACGCCCTGGGTCTCGGCCACGGGGTGGCGGCACCCGGTGGGGGTCCCCAGACGGCTCCCGCGCGGTCCCGTCCCGATCCGTCCCGTCCCGATCCGTCCCGTCCTGACCCGTCCCCCGGAAGGAGATCGCGTGACCACCACCATCCCCGTCACCACCCCGGACGGCGACTACCCGGTCCTGCTCGGCCGGGGGTCCGCGCCGACCTCCCGACCCATCTTCCGGAGCGAGCGCGCCGCGCCCTCATCGTCCACCAACCGAGTGTCCGCGAGCTGGCGGAGGACCTGCGCGAACTGATCGCCGCGAGCGGCCGCGAGGCGTTCCTCGCGGAGATCCCCGACGGGGAGGAGGCGAAGACCGCGCAGGTGGCGGGCTTCCTGTGGACCGTGCTGGGCCAGGCCGAGATCTCTCGCAGTGACGTGGTGGTGGGCCTCGGAGGCGGCGCGGCCACCGACCTCGCCGGGTTCGTCGCCGCCACCTGGCTGCGGGGCATCGCGGTGGTGCAGGTGCCGACCACCGTCGCCGCCATCGTCGACGCCGCCGTCGGCGGGAAGACCGGCATCAACACCAGCGAGGGCAAGAACCTGGTGGGGGCCTTCCACCAGCCGCGGGCTGTGCTCTCCGACCTCGACGTGCTGGCGGGGCTGGGAGGGCATGATGTCGCGGCCGGACTGGCCGAGGCCGTGAAGTGCGGGTTCATCGCCGATCAGCGGATCCTCGAGATCGTCGAGATCGATCCCCGGGCCGTCCTGGACACCGGCAGCGACGCCTTCGCCGAGGTCGTCGAGCGGGCCGTCCGGGTGAAGGCCCAGGTGGTCGGTGCCGATCCCCGCGAATCCGACCAGAGGGAGATCCTCAACTACGGTCACACCCTCGCCCACGCCATCGAACGCAATGAGCGCTATCTGTGGCGCCACGGCGCCGCGGTGAGCATCGGCATGGTGTTCGCCGCCGAACTGTCGCATCTGGCGGGGCGCCTGTCCGAGGCCGAGGTCGATCGGCACCGCCGGATCCTCACCTCCCTCGGCCTGCCGGTGACCTACCGTGGGCAGCAGTGGCCCCGCCTGGAGGACGCCATGCGACGCGACAAGAAGTCCCGCTCCGGGATGCTGCGCTTCGTGGTGCTCGACCGGGTCGGTCGCCCCTCCCGCTTGGAGGGCCCGGACCCGGCGCTGCTGCTCGCGGCCTACGCGGCGATCACCGCCGATGCCTGA
- the aroD gene encoding type I 3-dehydroquinate dehydratase yields MPERRAVEASGRTRGIVPGHVRIIVPTLAADAEAMRRAGLRFAASDADVLEWRADAAVAAGVDPVALLPHARCAAGQAPLLVTLRSTGQGGLADLPAPDLAALQQRLLEAGGLDLLDVEMGAVGSDDVARVIARAHAAGVTVVGSHHDFTRTPPAGRLVDRLEQMAQAGADIAKIAVMPRRPQDVVDLLQATVTAAERLQPRGVPVITMSMGELGAGSRLTGCTLGSAATFAVLDEVSAPGQLPVEVVARALDALGVRPQRSADGEAAST; encoded by the coding sequence ATGCCTGAGCGACGCGCTGTGGAGGCGTCTGGCCGCACGCGGGGCATCGTGCCCGGTCACGTCCGGATCATCGTGCCCACTCTCGCGGCCGACGCCGAGGCGATGCGGCGTGCCGGTCTCCGGTTCGCGGCCAGTGATGCGGATGTTCTGGAGTGGCGCGCCGACGCGGCCGTCGCCGCCGGGGTCGATCCCGTCGCCCTGCTACCGCATGCCCGGTGTGCCGCCGGGCAGGCGCCGCTGCTGGTGACGCTGCGCAGCACCGGGCAGGGTGGGCTCGCGGACCTGCCCGCGCCGGACCTCGCGGCCCTGCAGCAGCGGCTGCTCGAGGCCGGGGGCCTCGATCTGCTGGATGTGGAGATGGGCGCGGTGGGGAGCGATGACGTGGCGAGGGTGATCGCCCGAGCGCACGCCGCCGGCGTCACCGTCGTCGGCTCCCACCACGACTTCACCCGCACCCCGCCCGCCGGCCGGCTGGTCGACCGGTTGGAGCAGATGGCGCAGGCGGGTGCGGACATCGCGAAGATCGCCGTCATGCCGCGGCGGCCCCAGGATGTGGTGGACCTGCTGCAGGCCACCGTCACCGCCGCGGAGCGTCTGCAGCCCCGCGGCGTCCCGGTGATCACCATGAGCATGGGCGAGCTCGGGGCGGGCAGCCGCCTCACCGGCTGCACCCTCGGCTCGGCGGCGACGTTCGCGGTGCTCGACGAGGTGTCCGCCCCCGGCCAGCTGCCGGTCGAGGTCGTCGCGCGGGCCCTCGACGCTCTCGGGGTGCGACCTCAGCGGTCGGCCGACGGGGAGGCCGCGTCGACCTGA
- a CDS encoding trimeric intracellular cation channel family protein: MTPADLLTSNDLVRALDLLGVVVMGITGGGIAARLNFDPVGFAVVGIVSGLGGGILRDVILDRGIPAAFDGPWYFVCSLLGAGFAFLITSEGRALNHLMVVLDAIALGLWAATGTAKSLATGLDMLPALLLGVLSAVGGGAIRDVMVGRIPVIFGGGPLYATSALVASVATWAVAALRLDPAWVIAAAALGTALALVSAWRRWTLPGRADSLVTLSPAQVATLIKRARWAERRKLARQAREMVAEEAAADQVDAASPSADR; the protein is encoded by the coding sequence GTGACCCCCGCAGACCTCCTCACCTCGAACGATCTGGTCCGTGCGCTCGACCTGCTCGGCGTGGTCGTCATGGGCATCACCGGTGGCGGCATCGCGGCCCGGCTGAACTTCGATCCGGTCGGATTCGCCGTCGTCGGCATCGTCTCCGGGCTCGGAGGGGGGATCCTGCGCGACGTGATCCTCGACCGCGGCATCCCCGCCGCCTTCGACGGCCCCTGGTACTTCGTCTGTTCCCTGCTGGGGGCGGGCTTCGCCTTCCTCATCACCTCGGAGGGGCGGGCCCTGAACCATCTGATGGTGGTGCTCGATGCGATCGCTCTGGGATTGTGGGCGGCGACCGGCACCGCGAAGTCCCTCGCGACGGGGCTCGACATGCTGCCCGCCCTGTTACTCGGGGTGCTCTCGGCGGTGGGCGGCGGGGCGATCCGCGACGTCATGGTCGGGCGGATCCCGGTGATCTTCGGCGGCGGCCCGCTGTACGCGACCAGCGCCCTGGTGGCGAGCGTCGCCACCTGGGCGGTCGCGGCGCTGCGTCTGGACCCGGCATGGGTGATCGCCGCCGCCGCGCTCGGGACGGCACTCGCCCTGGTCTCGGCATGGCGGCGGTGGACCCTTCCCGGCCGTGCCGACTCCTTGGTGACGCTCTCCCCCGCCCAGGTGGCGACGCTCATCAAGCGGGCGCGGTGGGCGGAGCGACGGAAGCTCGCCCGGCAGGCGAGGGAGATGGTGGCCGAGGAGGCGGCGGCCGATCAGGTCGACGCGGCCTCCCCGTCGGCCGACCGCTGA
- the coaE gene encoding dephospho-CoA kinase (Dephospho-CoA kinase (CoaE) performs the final step in coenzyme A biosynthesis.), whose translation MTQQVWRIGLTGGIASGKSTVAALWRAEGLTVIDLDAHSRRVLDEPGEAVDETVARFGEAILRADGSIDRGALARIVFADADARADLERIVLRRVDEAVRQEEQRLRESGVEWWAHDSPLLLEKHQDDRYDVIVVVTAPREERIRRIMEDRGKDREYAESVMAAQVDDAERERRADVLLRNDGDRATLEARAREVLARLSVGRRRL comes from the coding sequence ATGACACAGCAGGTGTGGCGGATCGGCCTGACCGGTGGGATCGCGTCCGGGAAGTCGACGGTGGCGGCTCTGTGGCGCGCCGAGGGGCTGACCGTGATCGACCTCGACGCCCACTCCCGGCGGGTGCTGGACGAACCGGGGGAGGCTGTCGACGAGACGGTCGCCCGTTTCGGTGAGGCGATCCTCCGGGCCGACGGCTCCATCGACCGCGGTGCCCTGGCCCGGATCGTCTTCGCCGATGCCGATGCCCGTGCCGATCTCGAACGGATCGTTCTGCGCCGGGTCGACGAGGCGGTGCGGCAGGAGGAACAGCGGCTGCGGGAGTCGGGCGTGGAGTGGTGGGCCCACGATTCCCCGCTGCTGCTGGAGAAGCACCAGGACGATCGGTACGACGTGATCGTGGTGGTCACCGCCCCGCGGGAGGAACGCATCCGCCGCATCATGGAGGACCGCGGCAAGGACCGTGAGTACGCCGAGTCCGTGATGGCCGCGCAGGTCGACGATGCGGAACGCGAGCGTCGGGCGGACGTGCTGTTGCGCAATGACGGTGACCGCGCGACCCTGGAGGCTCGGGCCCGGGAGGTCCTGGCCCGGCTGTCAGTCGGCCGCCGTAGGCTCTGA
- the uvrB gene encoding excinuclease ABC subunit UvrB, whose amino-acid sequence MRPVTDLTRAVHPFQVVSEYAPAGDQPQAIDELARRIEAGEQDVVLLGATGTGKSATTAWLIERLQRPTLVMAHNKTLAAQLASEFRELLPNNAVEYFVSYYDYYQPEAYVPQSDTYIEKDSSINAEVERLRHSATNSLLTRRDVVVVSSVSCIYGLGTPQEYVDRMVRLRRGEEIDRDVLLRRFVDMQYDRNDTSFVRGTFRVRGDTVEIIPMYEELAIRIEFFGDEIDAIHTLHPLTGEIIREEDEIHVFPASHYVAGPERLARAIDSIEVELAQRLEELEGQNKLLEAQRLRMRTTHDLEMLRQMGTTNGVENYSRHLDGRGPGTPPNTLLDYFPEDFLLVIDESHVTVPQIGAMYEGDRSRKRTLVDFGFRLPSALDNRPLTFEEFKERTGQTVYLSATPAEYELQRSDGVVEQIIRPTGLVDPEIIVKPVKGQIDDLRAEIEKRVEADERVLVTTLTKRMAEDLTDYLLEHGVRVQYLHSDVDTLRRVELLRSLRLGEFDVLVGINLLREGLDLPEVSLVAILDADKEGFLRSRTSLIQTIGRAARNVSGQVHMYADTVTDSMREAIDETNRRREKQIAYNTEHGIDPQPLRKRIADVTDMLAREDIDTDTLLSSDYRAGKERVRRDRARAGEIDASSARTVDLGDDPVGALSSMIDELTAQMHRAAESLQFEVAARLRDEVAELKKELRTVQGVR is encoded by the coding sequence ATGCGTCCCGTCACCGATCTCACCCGAGCCGTCCATCCCTTCCAGGTCGTCTCGGAGTACGCCCCCGCCGGTGACCAGCCGCAGGCGATCGACGAGCTCGCCCGGCGCATCGAGGCGGGGGAGCAGGACGTGGTGCTGCTGGGCGCCACCGGCACCGGCAAGAGCGCCACCACCGCCTGGCTGATCGAGCGACTGCAGAGGCCCACCCTGGTGATGGCGCACAACAAGACCCTCGCCGCACAGCTGGCCAGCGAGTTCCGGGAGCTGCTGCCGAACAACGCCGTCGAGTACTTCGTCTCGTACTACGACTACTACCAGCCCGAGGCCTACGTCCCGCAGTCCGACACCTACATCGAGAAGGACTCGTCGATCAACGCCGAGGTCGAGCGTCTACGGCACTCCGCCACCAACTCGCTGCTCACACGACGCGACGTCGTGGTGGTCAGTTCCGTCTCCTGCATCTACGGTCTGGGCACCCCGCAGGAGTACGTCGACCGGATGGTGCGGCTGCGCCGTGGGGAGGAGATCGACCGCGACGTGCTGCTGCGCCGCTTCGTCGACATGCAGTACGACCGCAACGACACCAGCTTCGTGCGCGGCACCTTCCGGGTGCGCGGTGACACGGTCGAGATCATCCCGATGTACGAGGAGCTCGCGATCCGCATCGAGTTCTTCGGGGACGAGATCGACGCCATCCATACTCTCCATCCGCTGACCGGCGAGATCATCCGCGAGGAGGACGAGATCCACGTCTTCCCCGCTTCCCATTACGTGGCCGGGCCGGAGCGCCTGGCCCGCGCCATCGACTCCATCGAGGTGGAGCTCGCCCAGCGGCTGGAGGAACTCGAGGGGCAGAACAAGCTGCTGGAGGCGCAACGTCTGCGGATGCGCACCACGCACGACCTGGAGATGCTGCGCCAGATGGGCACCACCAACGGCGTGGAGAACTACTCACGCCATCTGGACGGCCGCGGCCCCGGCACTCCGCCGAACACCCTGCTGGACTATTTCCCGGAGGATTTCCTCCTGGTGATCGACGAGTCCCACGTGACCGTGCCGCAGATCGGCGCGATGTACGAGGGCGACCGCTCCCGCAAACGCACCCTGGTCGACTTCGGGTTCCGTCTGCCCAGCGCGCTCGACAACCGCCCCCTGACCTTCGAGGAGTTCAAGGAGCGCACAGGGCAGACGGTGTACCTCTCGGCCACGCCCGCCGAGTACGAGCTGCAGCGCAGCGACGGCGTCGTGGAGCAGATCATCCGCCCCACGGGACTGGTGGACCCGGAGATCATCGTGAAGCCCGTGAAGGGGCAGATCGACGACCTCCGTGCGGAGATCGAGAAGCGGGTGGAGGCCGACGAACGCGTGCTCGTCACCACCCTCACCAAGCGCATGGCGGAGGACCTCACCGACTACCTGCTGGAGCACGGGGTGCGGGTGCAGTACCTCCACTCCGACGTCGACACCCTGCGGCGCGTGGAACTGCTGCGCTCCCTGCGGCTGGGCGAGTTCGACGTGCTGGTCGGCATCAACCTGCTGCGCGAGGGCCTGGACCTGCCGGAGGTGTCGCTGGTGGCGATCCTCGATGCCGACAAGGAGGGGTTCCTGCGCTCGCGAACGTCCCTGATCCAGACCATCGGGCGTGCCGCCCGCAATGTCTCCGGGCAGGTGCACATGTATGCCGACACCGTCACCGACTCCATGCGCGAGGCGATCGACGAGACCAACCGTCGCCGGGAGAAGCAGATCGCGTACAACACCGAGCACGGCATCGACCCGCAGCCGCTGCGCAAACGCATCGCGGATGTCACTGACATGCTGGCCCGGGAGGACATCGACACCGACACCCTGCTGTCGAGCGACTACCGCGCCGGCAAGGAACGGGTGCGGCGGGACCGCGCCCGGGCGGGGGAGATCGACGCCTCCTCGGCCCGCACCGTCGACCTGGGCGATGATCCGGTCGGTGCACTCAGCAGCATGATCGACGAGCTCACCGCCCAGATGCACCGGGCCGCCGAGTCGCTGCAGTTCGAGGTGGCGGCGCGGCTGCGCGACGAGGTCGCCGAGCTCAAGAAGGAGTTGCGGACGGTCCAGGGCGTGCGCTGA
- a CDS encoding MBL fold metallo-hydrolase translates to MSETPRDTYTGAVTVGGPTDLRATSSLLIRKAAVGPMDNNAYLLTCRVSGAQLLIDAADDAARLQRLVREGSPTSRLDTIVTTHSHHDHVQALAAMVRATGARTAAGAEDAPAMPVQVDRELTHGDVIRVGVHDLEVIHLRGHTPGSIALLWRGGTDGDHLFTGDSLFPGGVGATHGDRRRFDLLLGDVQTRIFDRLPDATWVYPGHGDDTTLGVERPHLQEWRERGW, encoded by the coding sequence ATGAGTGAGACGCCTCGCGACACCTACACCGGCGCCGTCACGGTCGGCGGACCGACCGACCTGCGGGCCACCTCGAGCCTGCTGATCCGCAAGGCCGCGGTGGGGCCGATGGACAACAACGCCTACCTACTCACCTGCCGGGTCTCGGGGGCGCAGCTGCTCATCGACGCCGCCGATGACGCTGCGCGACTGCAGCGACTGGTGCGGGAGGGCTCCCCCACCTCCCGCCTCGACACGATCGTGACCACCCACAGCCATCACGACCATGTGCAGGCCCTTGCGGCGATGGTGCGGGCCACCGGGGCGCGCACCGCGGCGGGGGCCGAGGACGCCCCGGCGATGCCGGTACAGGTCGACCGGGAGCTGACCCACGGCGATGTGATCCGGGTGGGGGTGCATGACCTGGAGGTGATCCACCTGCGTGGCCACACGCCCGGGTCGATCGCGCTGCTGTGGCGCGGCGGCACGGATGGCGACCACCTCTTCACCGGGGACTCGCTGTTCCCCGGGGGCGTCGGGGCGACCCACGGGGATCGCCGTCGTTTCGACCTGCTGCTCGGGGATGTGCAGACGCGGATCTTCGACCGCCTCCCGGACGCCACCTGGGTGTATCCGGGGCACGGCGACGACACCACCCTCGGTGTGGAACGGCCCCACCTGCAGGAGTGGCGCGAGCGCGGCTGGTGA
- the uvrA gene encoding excinuclease ABC subunit UvrA, whose amino-acid sequence MTDSLVVRGAREHNLRNIDLEIPRDKLVVFSGLSGSGKSSLAFDTIFAEGQRRYVESLSAYARQFLGQMDKPAVDFIEGLSPAVSIDQMSTNRNPRSTVGTITEVYDYLRLLFSRTGVQHCPVCGAEVASSSPQQIVDMLLEEETGTRFQVLAPVVRGRKGEHADLLSSLRSQGYARARIDGRVQRLDEEIELDKKYKHTIEVVVDRLSAKPEMRRRLTDSVETALRLAEGLLVVEFVDRDAEDPQRERRFSEKRACPNGHPLALDDIEPRSFSFNAPYGACPECTGIGMRLEVDPDLVVPDEDLTLAEGAIAPWTMGGADHHQQMMAGLASELSFSMDTPWRALPQRAKDALLHGKDYQVHVKYRNRFGRERRYSTGFEGVMTFLTRRHDDTESDSAKEKYEQFMREVPCPACRGARLRPEVLAVTVGGLSIAEVCDMPISESARFLSDLTLTERQAQIASEVLREIRARLGFLLDVGLDYLTLSRAAGTLSGGEAQRIRLATQIGAGLVGVLYVLDEPSIGLHQRDNERLIGTLTRLRDLGNTLIVVEHDEDTLHAADWVVDIGPLAGEHGGRVVHSGTVESLMANPESLTGRYLSGELAVPVPPVRRPVDPERQLRIVGPRENNLQGMDVTVPLGTLTAVTGVSGSGKSTLVNEILYKVLAKELNRARVVPGRHKRVTGLEHLDKVVHVDQSPIGRTPRSNPATYTGVWDRIRTLFAQTTEAKVRGYGPGRFSFNVKGGRCEACSGDGTLKIEMNFLPDVYVQCEVCHGSRYNRETLEVHFKGKNVAEVLDMPISEALEFFEAIPAIRRQLQTLVDVGLGYVRLGQSATTLSGGEAQRVKLASELHKRSSARTVYVLDEPTTGLHFEDVRKLLEVLQDLVDKGSTVIVIEHNLDVIKCADHVIDLGPEGGSGGGRVVASGTPEQIARVEASHTGRFLGPVLARG is encoded by the coding sequence GTGACCGATTCCCTCGTCGTGCGCGGTGCCCGCGAGCACAACCTGCGCAACATCGATCTCGAGATCCCCCGCGACAAGCTGGTCGTCTTCTCGGGTCTGTCCGGTTCCGGCAAGTCCTCGCTGGCCTTCGACACGATCTTCGCCGAGGGGCAGCGCCGCTACGTCGAGTCCCTCTCGGCGTACGCCCGGCAGTTCCTGGGGCAGATGGACAAGCCCGCCGTCGACTTCATCGAGGGTCTGTCCCCGGCCGTCTCGATCGACCAGATGTCGACGAACCGCAACCCCCGCTCCACCGTCGGCACCATCACCGAGGTGTACGACTATCTGAGGCTGCTGTTCTCCCGCACCGGCGTGCAGCACTGTCCGGTGTGCGGCGCGGAGGTCGCCAGCTCTTCCCCGCAGCAGATCGTCGACATGCTGCTCGAGGAGGAGACCGGGACCCGCTTCCAGGTCCTCGCGCCGGTGGTGCGCGGCCGCAAGGGCGAACACGCCGATCTGCTCTCCTCCCTGCGCTCGCAGGGGTATGCGCGCGCCCGGATCGACGGGCGGGTGCAGCGGCTCGACGAGGAGATCGAGCTCGACAAGAAGTACAAGCACACCATCGAGGTGGTCGTGGACCGCCTCTCCGCGAAGCCCGAGATGCGCCGGCGCCTCACCGATTCGGTGGAGACCGCTCTGCGACTGGCCGAGGGCCTGCTGGTGGTGGAGTTCGTCGACCGCGACGCCGAGGATCCGCAGCGGGAGCGCCGCTTCTCCGAGAAGCGCGCCTGCCCCAACGGCCACCCCCTCGCGCTCGACGACATCGAACCGCGGTCCTTCTCCTTCAACGCCCCCTATGGGGCGTGCCCCGAGTGCACCGGCATCGGCATGCGCCTGGAGGTCGACCCGGACCTCGTGGTCCCCGACGAGGACCTCACCCTCGCTGAGGGCGCCATCGCCCCGTGGACCATGGGCGGCGCCGACCACCATCAGCAGATGATGGCGGGTCTCGCCTCCGAGCTCTCCTTCTCCATGGACACCCCGTGGCGGGCCCTTCCCCAGCGCGCCAAGGACGCCCTGCTCCACGGGAAGGACTATCAGGTCCATGTGAAGTACCGAAACCGCTTCGGCCGGGAGCGCCGTTACTCCACCGGTTTCGAGGGCGTGATGACGTTCCTCACGCGGCGCCACGACGACACCGAATCGGACTCGGCGAAGGAGAAGTACGAGCAGTTCATGCGGGAGGTGCCGTGCCCCGCGTGCCGCGGCGCCCGCCTGCGTCCGGAGGTCCTCGCCGTCACCGTCGGCGGTCTCTCCATCGCGGAGGTCTGCGACATGCCGATCTCCGAGTCGGCGCGTTTCCTCTCCGACCTCACCCTCACCGAGCGGCAGGCACAGATCGCCTCCGAGGTGCTGCGGGAGATCCGCGCCCGCCTCGGCTTCCTGCTGGACGTCGGCCTGGACTACCTGACGCTCTCGCGCGCCGCCGGGACCCTCTCCGGCGGAGAGGCGCAGCGCATCCGCCTGGCCACGCAGATCGGTGCGGGACTGGTGGGTGTGCTGTACGTGCTCGACGAGCCGTCGATCGGTCTGCACCAGCGGGACAACGAACGCCTCATCGGGACCCTCACCCGGCTGCGAGACCTGGGGAACACGCTGATCGTCGTCGAGCACGACGAGGACACTCTCCACGCCGCCGACTGGGTGGTCGACATCGGCCCCCTCGCCGGGGAGCACGGCGGCCGGGTGGTGCACTCCGGCACCGTCGAGTCCCTCATGGCTAACCCGGAGTCCCTCACCGGGCGCTACCTGTCGGGGGAGCTGGCGGTGCCGGTGCCGCCGGTGCGCCGCCCCGTCGACCCGGAACGGCAGCTGAGAATCGTCGGCCCCCGCGAGAACAACCTGCAGGGCATGGACGTGACGGTCCCGCTCGGCACCCTCACCGCGGTCACCGGGGTCTCCGGCTCCGGCAAGTCCACGCTGGTCAACGAGATCCTCTACAAGGTCCTCGCCAAGGAGCTGAACCGCGCCCGCGTGGTGCCGGGGCGGCACAAGCGCGTCACCGGTCTGGAGCATCTCGACAAGGTGGTGCATGTCGACCAGTCGCCCATCGGCCGCACCCCCCGGTCGAATCCGGCGACCTATACGGGCGTGTGGGACCGCATCCGCACCCTGTTCGCCCAGACCACCGAGGCGAAGGTCCGCGGCTACGGCCCCGGGCGGTTCTCCTTCAACGTCAAGGGCGGTCGCTGTGAGGCCTGCTCGGGTGACGGCACGTTGAAGATCGAGATGAACTTCCTGCCCGATGTCTATGTGCAGTGCGAGGTCTGCCACGGATCGCGGTACAACCGGGAGACCCTCGAGGTGCACTTCAAGGGGAAGAACGTCGCCGAGGTGCTCGACATGCCGATCTCCGAGGCGCTGGAGTTCTTCGAGGCCATCCCGGCCATCCGCCGCCAGCTGCAGACCCTGGTCGACGTCGGTCTCGGGTACGTACGGCTCGGGCAGAGCGCCACCACCCTCTCCGGGGGTGAGGCGCAGCGCGTGAAACTCGCCTCCGAACTGCACAAGCGCTCCAGCGCCCGCACCGTGTACGTGCTGGACGAGCCCACCACCGGCCTGCACTTCGAGGATGTGCGCAAGCTTCTCGAGGTGCTGCAAGATCTCGTCGACAAGGGAAGCACCGTGATCGTCATCGAGCACAACCTCGATGTCATCAAGTGCGCCGACCACGTCATCGACCTCGGTCCCGAGGGGGGCTCAGGTGGCGGCCGGGTCGTCGCCAGCGGCACCCCCGAGCAGATCGCCCGGGTCGAGGCCTCCCACACCGGTCGCTTCCTGGGGCCGGTCCTGGCGCGGGGTTGA